GCCCGATGCGAACGGCGCGACGTCGACGTCGGTCACGGTGCCGGCCCGGACCTCGATGACGTCCAGCCCGGCGGGGGCGAACGCGCCGGACTCGGTGACCAGCCGCACCCGCACGATGCCGTCGGAGTCGCCCGGTGCGACGACCTGCAGCCGCCGCTTCCCGGTGCCGCCCGGGACCCCGGGCACCAGGAGCCGCCGGGTCGGCGCCTGCGCGGGCGGCAGCCAGTCCGCACCCAGCGGCGTGAGCCCGTCGACCTGCTGGTCGCGCACGGCGGCGGCGATGCGGCCCTGGCGGGCGTGCACGTGCACGGCGAACCGCTCGGTGCCGGGCGCCAGGGCGTCGAGCAGCCGCACCTCCTGCCGGCCCGGGGCCACTGTGACGCCGCGTCCGTCCGGGGCGTCGATCGGGCCGTCCGGGCCGTACAGCGTCAGGTCCACCACGGCCGGCGCGGCCTCGATGTTGGTGAGGTAGACCCGGCCGCGCTGGCCGACGACCGCCCCGCTGCCCACGAACCAGGCGTCGGTGTCGGACGGCGCGCAGGTCACCCCGGCCAGCCCGCGCATGGTGGCCTGGGTGCTCCGGGTCAGCTGGGCGGCCACCAGCCCAGGTGCCGACCGGCCGGTGCCCCGCGCCGCGACCGGGCCCGGCCCGTCGACGTCGTCGTCGCTGTCGGGGTCCTCGACCTCGGTGACCTCCGCGCCGGGGGCGACGAGGCGGGACAGGTTCGCCGACCCGGGTCGGGTCGGCGTCAGCACGGCGCTGCCGAGGCTGCCGGGGCCGTCGGAGCCATCAGAGCCGCTGGAGCCGCTGGTGCCCTCGGCGGTGTCGCCGGGCGCGGCCAGCGCGATCTCGGTCATCGTGCCCTCGTCGACGACCGGGTCGGGGCAGGCGGCGGCCGACCGGGCGACCGGCACCTGCTCGGCCCGGGCCGCCGGCGCC
The genomic region above belongs to Actinomycetes bacterium and contains:
- a CDS encoding DUF5719 family protein, whose protein sequence is MTRRLWRRPGTALLLVVLLLVGLVVVAELTRPVAAAAPDQGAPAARAEQVPVARSAAACPDPVVDEGTMTEIALAAPGDTAEGTSGSSGSDGSDGPGSLGSAVLTPTRPGSANLSRLVAPGAEVTEVEDPDSDDDVDGPGPVAARGTGRSAPGLVAAQLTRSTQATMRGLAGVTCAPSDTDAWFVGSGAVVGQRGRVYLTNIEAAPAVVDLTLYGPDGPIDAPDGRGVTVAPGRQEVRLLDALAPGTERFAVHVHARQGRIAAAVRDQQVDGLTPLGADWLPPAQAPTRRLLVPGVPGGTGKRRLQVVAPGDSDGIVRVRLVTESGAFAPAGLDVIEVRAGTVTDVDVAPFASGEPVTVELASDVPVTAGVLTELTGETGELGEIAYTAATAPLTASTPGVVVDARGGEVVTSTLLLTAPRGAARVRLVPLDPADGEPTEVRVSEGTQVALDLSTVSSVESFALAVVPVRGSGPVLAVRQLDEDEERGPFVTSGPVQPGRYVVEVPLVAPDLSSGLPPAG